One part of the Helicobacter cetorum MIT 99-5656 genome encodes these proteins:
- the pyrG gene encoding glutamine hydrolyzing CTP synthase, whose translation MDRAKFIFVTGGVLSSLGKGISSSSIATLLQHCNYQVSILKIDPYINIDPGTMSPLEHGEVFVTSDGAETDLDIGHYERFLNKNLTRLNNFTTGQIFSSVIENERKGKYLGKTIQIVPHVTDEIKRRIKHAAKGLDFLIVEVGGTVGDMEGMFYLEAIRQLKLELGSERVINVHVTLIPYIQTTHELKTKPTQHSVQELRRLGVTPQIILARSPKPLDKELKKKIALSCDVEQDSVIVATDAKSIYACPIHFLQEGILTPIARRFNLNKLHPKMAAWNTLVEKIIAPKHKVKIGFVGKYLSLKESYKSLIEALIHAGAHLDTHVEIKWLDSEDFNDETPLDEIDAILVPGGFGERGIEGKICAIKRARLEKLPFLGICLGMQLAIIEFCQNVLGLKEANSTEFDKNCQTPVVYLIEDFIDQNNHKQVRTYNSPLGGTMRLGEYQCEIMPNSLLEKAYKKPSIKERHRHRYEVNPKYKEQWESQGLKVVGVGANDLVEAIELEKHPFFVGVQFHPEFTSRLQSPNPIILDFIKNALYKS comes from the coding sequence ATGGATAGAGCCAAATTTATATTCGTTACAGGGGGCGTTTTAAGCTCTCTAGGAAAGGGTATTTCTTCATCATCAATTGCAACTTTATTGCAACATTGCAACTACCAAGTTTCTATTTTAAAAATTGACCCTTATATTAATATTGACCCAGGCACGATGAGTCCCTTAGAGCATGGCGAAGTGTTTGTAACTAGCGATGGGGCTGAAACGGATTTAGACATAGGGCATTATGAGCGTTTTTTAAACAAAAATCTCACCCGTTTGAATAATTTCACTACCGGACAAATTTTTTCAAGCGTGATAGAAAATGAGAGAAAAGGTAAATATTTAGGCAAGACCATTCAAATAGTGCCTCATGTAACCGATGAAATCAAAAGGCGTATTAAACATGCCGCTAAAGGACTAGATTTTTTAATTGTTGAAGTGGGCGGAACCGTGGGTGATATGGAAGGCATGTTCTACTTAGAAGCTATCCGCCAACTTAAATTAGAGCTAGGAAGCGAGCGAGTGATTAATGTGCATGTAACTTTGATTCCTTATATTCAAACCACTCATGAATTAAAAACTAAGCCCACGCAACATTCAGTCCAAGAATTACGCCGACTTGGAGTAACGCCCCAAATTATCTTAGCCCGTTCACCTAAGCCACTAGATAAAGAATTGAAAAAGAAAATCGCTTTAAGTTGTGATGTAGAACAAGACAGCGTGATTGTCGCCACCGATGCAAAAAGCATTTATGCATGCCCTATTCATTTTTTACAAGAAGGTATTTTGACTCCCATTGCTAGACGCTTTAATTTGAATAAACTACACCCCAAAATGGCAGCATGGAATACTCTAGTAGAAAAGATTATCGCCCCTAAACACAAAGTGAAAATCGGCTTTGTAGGTAAGTATCTAAGCCTAAAAGAATCTTATAAGTCTCTCATAGAAGCCTTAATCCATGCAGGGGCGCATTTAGATACACATGTAGAGATTAAATGGTTAGATAGCGAAGATTTTAATGATGAGACCCCTTTAGATGAGATTGATGCGATTTTAGTTCCTGGAGGCTTTGGAGAACGGGGCATTGAAGGAAAAATATGCGCGATAAAAAGGGCTAGATTAGAAAAATTGCCTTTCTTAGGAATTTGTTTGGGCATGCAACTAGCCATTATTGAATTTTGCCAAAATGTTTTGGGCTTAAAAGAAGCCAATTCTACAGAGTTTGACAAAAATTGCCAAACCCCTGTGGTGTATTTGATTGAAGATTTTATTGACCAAAATAACCACAAACAGGTTCGCACCTACAATTCGCCTTTGGGTGGCACCATGCGATTAGGCGAATATCAATGCGAAATCATGCCAAATAGCTTACTAGAAAAAGCCTATAAAAAACCAAGTATTAAAGAACGCCACCGCCACCGCTATGAAGTCAATCCCAAGTATAAAGAGCAATGGGAGTCTCAAGGCTTAAAGGTAGTGGGCGTAGGGGCTAATGATTTAGTAGAAGCCATTGAATTAGAAAAGCACCCTTTCTTTGTGGGTGTGCAATTTCATCCAGAGTTTACTTCTAGGTTACAAAGTCCTAACCCTATTATTTTGGATTTCATTAAGAACGCTCTTTATAAATCCTAA
- the minE gene encoding cell division topological specificity factor MinE — MSLFDFFKPKSNSANTASDRLKLILAKERTLNLPYMEDMRKEIIAVIQKYTKSSDIHFKTLDSNQSVETIEVEIVLPK, encoded by the coding sequence CAAACCAAAAAGTAATAGTGCTAACACAGCCTCTGATAGGTTAAAATTGATTTTAGCCAAAGAACGCACTTTGAATTTACCCTATATGGAAGATATGCGTAAGGAAATTATTGCAGTCATTCAAAAATACACTAAATCTTCAGACATTCATTTTAAAACGCTGGATAGCAATCAGAGTGTAGAAACGATTGAAGTAGAAATTGTATTACCCAAATAA
- the dprA gene encoding DNA-processing protein DprA, whose protein sequence is MKSNFQYHVLESIPKAFDILKDPPKKLYFVGDTELLNAPLKVAIVGTRRPTPYSKQHTITLARELAKSGAIIVSGGALGVDIIAQENALPNTIMLSPCSLDLIYPASNAKIIQKIAQNGLILSEYEKDSIAHKGSFLARNRLVIALSDAVIIPQADLLSGSMSSARLAQKYQKPLFVLPQRLNESEGTNELLEKNQAKGIYNIQNFINTLLKDYHLKELDIAKDEFLEYCAKNPSYEEAYLKYGDKLLEYELLGKIKRINHSVVLA, encoded by the coding sequence ATGAAAAGCAACTTTCAATACCATGTTTTAGAGAGCATTCCTAAAGCCTTTGACATTCTCAAAGACCCCCCTAAAAAACTCTATTTTGTAGGCGATACTGAGCTTTTAAACGCACCTTTAAAAGTGGCTATTGTAGGCACAAGAAGACCCACCCCTTATAGCAAACAACACACCATCACTCTAGCTAGAGAGCTTGCTAAAAGTGGTGCAATCATTGTGAGTGGGGGAGCGTTAGGAGTAGATATTATTGCTCAAGAAAATGCCTTGCCTAATACCATTATGCTCTCGCCTTGTAGTTTGGACTTAATCTATCCTGCAAGCAATGCTAAAATCATTCAAAAAATCGCTCAAAATGGCTTGATTTTAAGCGAATATGAAAAAGACTCTATCGCTCATAAAGGCTCATTTTTAGCTAGAAATCGTCTGGTTATTGCATTAAGTGATGCAGTCATTATTCCGCAAGCGGATTTGCTTAGTGGCTCTATGAGCAGTGCAAGATTGGCTCAAAAATATCAAAAGCCTTTGTTTGTTTTACCCCAACGCCTAAATGAAAGCGAAGGCACTAATGAGCTTTTAGAAAAAAATCAAGCTAAAGGCATTTATAACATTCAAAATTTTATTAACACCCTTTTAAAAGATTATCATTTGAAAGAATTAGATATAGCCAAAGATGAATTTTTAGAATATTGTGCGAAAAACCCTAGCTATGAAGAAGCGTATCTAAAATATGGCGACAAGCTTTTAGAATACGAATTATTAGGCAAAATCAAGCGCATAAATCATAGCGTGGTGTTAGCATGA
- a CDS encoding restriction endonuclease subunit S codes for MTLNEIATIKTGLILGRKKSLDISTTTYQVISLKSFNQNGYYNQSLTDDFTATCEIPKEFFLKQNDILMSMREPHTAVYIRETPRYETIISSIAVVIRLEKKYTDLFNPLFLCLYLNSPFTNKALFSQGSTIAMLNISNLGQIKINLPPKKIQDRIATLQTLIYQENTLLLQLLTEKENLMQGLLLETLNKEQQ; via the coding sequence ATGACACTAAATGAAATTGCTACAATTAAAACAGGTCTCATTCTTGGAAGAAAAAAATCTCTTGATATTTCCACAACAACCTACCAAGTAATTTCTCTAAAATCTTTCAATCAAAATGGATACTATAATCAGTCTTTAACAGACGACTTCACAGCTACCTGTGAAATACCCAAAGAGTTTTTTCTCAAACAAAATGACATTTTAATGAGCATGAGAGAACCACACACAGCGGTGTATATCAGAGAAACACCTCGTTATGAAACCATTATTTCATCAATCGCTGTTGTTATTAGACTTGAAAAAAAATACACCGACCTTTTTAACCCTCTCTTTTTATGTCTGTATCTAAACTCCCCCTTTACTAATAAAGCCTTATTTTCTCAAGGCTCAACTATTGCTATGCTTAATATCTCTAACTTAGGACAAATTAAGATTAATCTTCCGCCCAAAAAAATCCAAGATAGAATTGCCACTTTACAAACACTCATCTATCAAGAAAATACACTTCTTTTGCAACTCCTTACAGAAAAAGAAAATCTAATGCAAGGCTTGTTGCTAGAAACCTTAAACAAGGAGCAACAATGA
- a CDS encoding N-6 DNA methylase, whose protein sequence is MKPILLSNINDSQLSKNYLTKPLKDFLEKESIDSLNEILEIIKAKPRISTEHHLPDSGLLKDFIVNNFNKKNMDFTSPKEICILLAKLLEPTKDSSIYDPACGIGSLLIQMKREANSHVKLYGQERSLFVATLCQINMHLNHIKDFYIECEDTLFKPLHSTNNILNKFDYAISHLPFASKIQPPALQENHYQRCHWNLLSKNNGDYAFLLHMLSSLKDEGKMGVVVPHGVLFREAHEKEIRRQLVEENLIETIIGLPTNLLPTTNISVCIIIFNKKKSTKDILFIDASQSYVKQKNGVKLNDEIIEEIISTHKDKKTKEKYSFLANLEKIRENDYNLNIARYINAREEKKIDVKETARNIEVIKHQWFQLQNEIRLCLEEFNVKG, encoded by the coding sequence ATGAAACCCATTCTCTTATCTAATATCAATGATAGTCAACTTTCTAAAAATTACCTTACAAAACCACTAAAAGATTTCTTAGAAAAAGAATCTATTGATAGCTTAAATGAAATTTTAGAAATAATAAAAGCTAAGCCTAGAATTTCCACAGAACATCATTTGCCAGATAGTGGGCTTTTAAAAGACTTTATCGTTAATAATTTCAACAAAAAAAACATGGATTTTACAAGCCCCAAAGAAATTTGCATTCTCTTAGCCAAACTCCTTGAACCAACAAAAGATAGTAGCATTTATGACCCCGCTTGTGGGATAGGCTCTCTACTCATACAAATGAAAAGAGAAGCCAATAGTCATGTAAAACTATACGGACAAGAAAGAAGTCTTTTTGTTGCAACATTATGCCAAATCAACATGCATTTAAACCATATCAAAGATTTTTATATTGAATGTGAAGACACTCTTTTTAAACCACTGCATTCTACAAACAATATCTTAAACAAATTTGATTATGCTATCTCTCACTTACCCTTTGCTTCTAAAATACAACCCCCTGCCCTACAAGAAAATCACTACCAACGATGCCACTGGAATCTTCTCTCTAAAAATAACGGCGACTACGCTTTTTTATTGCATATGTTAAGCTCTCTTAAAGATGAAGGCAAAATGGGGGTTGTCGTTCCTCATGGTGTATTATTTAGAGAGGCTCATGAAAAAGAAATTAGAAGACAGCTTGTTGAAGAAAATCTCATAGAAACCATTATAGGCTTGCCCACTAATTTATTGCCAACCACAAATATTTCTGTTTGTATAATTATCTTTAACAAAAAGAAATCTACTAAAGACATTCTCTTTATTGATGCTAGTCAAAGCTATGTGAAACAAAAAAATGGGGTTAAGCTCAATGATGAAATCATTGAAGAAATTATATCCACCCATAAGGACAAAAAGACCAAGGAAAAATACTCGTTTTTAGCCAACTTAGAAAAAATCAGAGAGAACGACTATAACTTAAACATTGCTCGCTATATAAACGCAAGAGAAGAGAAAAAAATTGATGTGAAAGAGACTGCAAGAAATATTGAAGTTATCAAACACCAATGGTTTCAATTGCAAAATGAAATCCGTCTCTGCTTAGAAGAATTTAATGTGAAAGGATAG
- the recJ gene encoding single-stranded-DNA-specific exonuclease RecJ, with amino-acid sequence MKQKLKAQIKEQVASIAYDKGFPSPFLFKDLKKGALKIIEAIKTHTEILVVGDYDADGIISSTIMAKFFASLGYGHVRFAIPNRFIDGYGISKKFLEKHHAPLIITVDNGISAFEAADFCKEKNYTLIITDHHCLHNNEVPNAYAVINPQQPDCAFVQKEVCGALVAFYLCYGIHKLLEKEKSHSSELLCLAGVATIADMMPLTFFNRFLVSKALYFLQKESLGAMGFLRQKEVFRKRSLKASDISFNIAPLINSAGRMQDPKLALDFLNTNNMQDCYSLYERLKTCNLERKIIQQQVFEEAYERAMIGKKIVVAFKDNWHEGVLGIVASKLVEATQKPSLVLTFKDGVYKGSGRSSQNIDLIDALCGVSSLLLGYGGHRQACGLSIEKENLVLLFETLESFDFKVLPTHEKETPLKLRLKDIDKELLEIIELGEPYGQENPEPLFKAQNLEVIEEKIVKESHQILRFRDNECVKDAIYFCAERFLKVGEKVSVLFSVELDEYSNEPKMFVKSLL; translated from the coding sequence ATGAAACAAAAGCTTAAGGCTCAAATCAAAGAGCAAGTGGCTTCTATCGCCTATGATAAAGGGTTTCCTAGCCCCTTTTTGTTTAAAGACCTAAAAAAGGGAGCGCTCAAAATCATAGAAGCGATAAAAACGCATACAGAGATTTTAGTAGTGGGCGATTATGATGCAGATGGCATCATTAGCTCTACGATTATGGCAAAATTTTTTGCGAGTTTGGGCTATGGGCATGTTCGTTTTGCTATTCCTAATCGCTTCATTGATGGCTATGGAATTTCTAAAAAATTCTTAGAAAAACACCACGCCCCCTTGATTATCACGGTGGATAATGGCATTAGTGCCTTTGAAGCTGCAGATTTTTGTAAAGAAAAAAATTACACTCTCATCATTACAGACCATCATTGCTTGCATAATAATGAAGTGCCTAATGCCTATGCAGTGATTAACCCCCAACAACCTGATTGTGCTTTTGTGCAAAAAGAAGTGTGCGGCGCCTTAGTGGCGTTCTATTTATGCTATGGCATTCATAAACTTTTAGAAAAAGAAAAAAGCCATTCTAGCGAATTATTGTGCCTAGCTGGAGTGGCTACAATTGCTGATATGATGCCCCTAACCTTTTTCAACCGCTTTTTAGTTTCTAAAGCCTTGTATTTTTTACAAAAAGAATCTTTAGGGGCTATGGGGTTCTTGCGTCAAAAAGAAGTTTTTAGAAAACGCTCTTTGAAAGCTAGCGATATTTCTTTCAATATTGCCCCTTTAATCAACTCTGCAGGCCGTATGCAAGACCCAAAACTTGCCCTAGATTTTTTAAACACAAATAATATGCAAGATTGCTACTCTTTGTATGAACGCTTAAAAACATGCAATTTGGAGCGTAAAATCATTCAACAACAGGTTTTTGAAGAAGCCTATGAGCGTGCTATGATTGGTAAAAAAATTGTCGTGGCTTTCAAGGACAATTGGCATGAAGGGGTGCTTGGCATTGTGGCGTCAAAATTAGTAGAAGCCACTCAAAAACCTAGCCTGGTTTTGACCTTTAAAGATGGGGTGTATAAAGGGAGTGGTCGCAGCTCTCAAAATATTGATTTAATTGACGCTCTTTGTGGGGTTTCTTCTTTATTGCTTGGCTATGGGGGGCATAGACAAGCTTGTGGTTTGAGCATTGAAAAAGAAAATCTAGTGTTACTCTTTGAAACCTTAGAAAGTTTTGATTTCAAAGTATTGCCCACCCATGAAAAAGAAACCCCCCTAAAACTACGCCTTAAGGATATTGATAAAGAGCTTTTAGAAATTATAGAATTAGGCGAACCCTACGGACAAGAAAACCCAGAACCTTTATTTAAAGCTCAAAATTTAGAAGTCATAGAAGAAAAGATTGTTAAAGAAAGCCATCAGATTTTGCGCTTTAGAGATAATGAATGTGTGAAAGATGCTATTTATTTTTGCGCTGAGCGATTTTTGAAAGTGGGTGAAAAAGTTAGTGTGCTTTTTAGCGTGGAGTTAGATGAGTATTCTAACGAGCCTAAGATGTTTGTTAAAAGTTTATTGTAG
- a CDS encoding RluA family pseudouridine synthase, translated as MPFIEEEFEILKPTKALFFVRDILKCSLKEAQRHIDKERLKINHRVVKKSQIIQGIASLTYFKPTNNIQKLVFETKDFGVFNKNAQVYTHPKGYFYHESLLDCIQSHFGKNAHPAHRLDYETSGLVLVGKNLQNTKALKTLFMQQLVKKTYLALVHGKITQSLHINKPILVPQNIQKDLRIRSCISPLGKPSITLVEPLTYNAFLDTSLIRVTPLTGRTHQIRLHLSSVGHRIVGEGLYGVSDENAREYLRLKRENNAPLLMLHATSLDFEFKGASYRLISQMPERFIQFLKQQNTLN; from the coding sequence GTGCCTTTTATTGAAGAAGAATTTGAAATTTTAAAACCCACAAAAGCCTTATTTTTTGTGCGTGATATTTTAAAATGCTCACTCAAAGAAGCTCAACGCCATATTGATAAAGAGCGATTGAAAATTAATCATAGAGTGGTTAAAAAATCTCAAATTATTCAAGGCATAGCGAGCTTAACCTATTTTAAGCCTACAAATAACATTCAAAAGCTTGTTTTTGAAACCAAAGACTTTGGCGTGTTTAATAAAAACGCTCAAGTTTATACCCACCCTAAGGGCTATTTCTACCATGAAAGCTTGCTAGATTGCATTCAGTCTCATTTTGGTAAAAACGCCCACCCAGCCCACAGACTAGATTATGAAACCAGCGGGTTAGTCCTAGTAGGCAAGAATTTGCAAAATACTAAAGCCTTAAAAACGCTTTTTATGCAACAACTTGTTAAAAAAACTTATTTAGCCTTAGTGCATGGCAAAATCACGCAATCATTACACATCAATAAGCCTATCTTAGTGCCACAAAACATTCAAAAAGATTTGCGTATCCGCTCTTGCATTTCTCCTTTAGGCAAGCCTTCAATTACGCTTGTTGAACCATTAACCTACAATGCCTTTTTGGATACGAGCCTAATTAGAGTAACCCCACTCACCGGACGCACGCACCAAATCCGCTTGCATTTAAGTAGCGTGGGTCATAGAATTGTAGGCGAAGGGCTTTATGGGGTGAGTGATGAAAATGCCAGAGAATATCTAAGATTAAAGCGTGAAAATAATGCCCCACTACTCATGCTCCATGCAACTAGCTTGGACTTTGAATTTAAAGGGGCGAGCTATAGGCTAATTTCTCAAATGCCTGAACGCTTTATTCAATTTTTAAAACAACAAAATACCCTAAATTGA
- the ruvX gene encoding Holliday junction resolvase RuvX, with translation MILACDVGLKRIGLAILLEGVILPLESILRKNRNQASKDLSHLLKEKGVTTLVVGKPSESYVDTNIRIKHFITLLDFKGEIVFINEDNSSIEAYEDLGHLGKKNKQIAQKDGRLDSLSACRILERYVKSYLIKIQ, from the coding sequence ATGATTTTAGCATGCGATGTGGGGCTAAAACGCATTGGTTTAGCCATTCTTTTAGAAGGGGTTATTTTGCCTTTAGAGTCGATTTTACGCAAGAATAGAAATCAAGCCTCTAAGGATTTAAGCCATTTATTGAAAGAAAAGGGCGTTACAACTCTAGTGGTGGGTAAGCCTAGCGAAAGTTATGTGGATACAAACATTCGCATTAAGCATTTTATTACGCTTTTAGACTTTAAGGGCGAAATTGTTTTTATCAATGAAGATAACTCTAGTATAGAAGCCTATGAAGATTTAGGGCATTTAGGCAAGAAAAATAAGCAAATCGCCCAAAAAGATGGGCGTTTGGACTCATTAAGTGCGTGCAGGATTTTAGAACGCTATGTAAAATCTTATTTAATCAAAATTCAATAG